The Streptomyces tendae genome has a window encoding:
- a CDS encoding IclR family transcriptional regulator — MVKAVNTRSGDQELVKGPVDKAMEVLEALVQPGGPHRLGEIARRTGLTKPTVHRHLRTMAEHGFAEPAEGGSYRPGPRLLGLAAAALSDSRVLELTRPVLADLRLRTGHVAFYAARHGSDAVYLELSEPAREYRMSTRPGHRSPLHACGVGLAILSVMPAGESAAVVDAPDLEARTHNTLTDPAALRAELARAALRGYAVDDEYDEPDVRSVAAPVLDAEGRPVGAIGVAGLSFTLDPGSVEVFGPMVRAAARTVSAGLGARTPALGVVDPTTGGEGA; from the coding sequence ATGGTGAAAGCGGTCAACACCCGGTCGGGCGACCAGGAACTCGTGAAGGGCCCCGTCGACAAGGCGATGGAGGTGCTCGAAGCGCTCGTCCAGCCCGGCGGTCCCCACCGGTTGGGGGAGATCGCGCGCCGCACCGGGCTGACGAAGCCCACCGTCCACCGGCATCTGCGGACGATGGCCGAGCACGGCTTCGCGGAGCCCGCCGAGGGCGGCAGTTACCGCCCGGGCCCCCGGCTGCTGGGCCTGGCGGCGGCGGCCCTGAGCGACAGCCGGGTCCTGGAACTCACCAGGCCCGTCCTCGCCGATCTGCGCCTGCGCACCGGCCATGTCGCGTTCTACGCGGCGCGACACGGGAGCGACGCCGTGTACCTGGAGCTGTCGGAGCCGGCCCGCGAGTACCGGATGAGCACCCGGCCCGGTCACCGCTCACCCCTGCACGCCTGCGGTGTCGGGCTCGCCATCCTCTCCGTGATGCCGGCCGGGGAGAGCGCGGCGGTCGTCGACGCACCGGATCTGGAGGCGCGCACCCACAACACCCTCACCGACCCGGCCGCGCTCCGGGCGGAGCTGGCCCGGGCCGCGCTGCGTGGTTACGCGGTGGACGACGAGTACGACGAGCCGGACGTGCGGTCGGTGGCGGCCCCCGTGCTGGACGCCGAGGGCCGGCCCGTGGGCGCGATCGGCGTCGCCGGACTGTCCTTCACCCTCGACCCCGGCAGTGTGGAGGTCTTCGGCCCCATGGTGCGGGCCGCCGCGCGCACGGTGTCCGCCGGGCTCGGCGCCCGAACCCCCGCACTCGGCGTCGTGGACCCGACAACCGGAGGCGAGGGGGCATGA
- a CDS encoding TetR/AcrR family transcriptional regulator: MTFQRARSEEQRAIRRRAILDTAAAMLAEMPVAEVSLNELSRRVGLAKSNVLRYFESREAVLLELLDDFLGSWLEELADELASGIEADAAPEVRARQLAEVLSRSLANRVTLCDLFGAQGGVLERNVSVEVVKRHKRASLARLATMSELLRRHVPELGDDTQVFCLMCLASAGALSTYVPPPPGVLAAYAEEPDLGVLHMELRDALRLSFTSSLLGVLPRT, encoded by the coding sequence ATGACTTTCCAGCGGGCGCGCAGTGAGGAGCAACGGGCGATTCGCCGTCGGGCGATCCTGGACACGGCGGCGGCGATGCTCGCCGAGATGCCCGTGGCCGAGGTCAGCCTCAACGAGCTGAGCCGACGGGTGGGCCTGGCCAAGTCGAACGTCCTGCGGTACTTCGAGTCGCGCGAGGCCGTCCTGCTCGAACTGCTGGACGACTTCCTGGGGAGCTGGCTCGAGGAGCTGGCGGACGAGCTGGCCTCGGGCATCGAGGCGGACGCGGCGCCGGAGGTGCGGGCACGCCAGTTGGCCGAGGTGCTCAGCCGGTCGCTGGCGAACCGCGTGACATTGTGCGACCTCTTCGGCGCGCAGGGCGGGGTTCTCGAGCGCAACGTCTCGGTCGAGGTGGTCAAGCGGCACAAGCGGGCCTCCCTCGCGAGGCTGGCGACCATGTCCGAGCTGCTGCGCCGCCATGTGCCCGAGCTCGGCGACGACACGCAGGTCTTCTGCCTGATGTGCCTGGCGTCGGCGGGCGCCCTGTCCACGTACGTCCCGCCGCCGCCCGGCGTCCTCGCCGCGTACGCGGAAGAGCCTGACCTCGGCGTGCTCCACATGGAGCTGCGGGACGCCCTGCGGCTTTCCTTCACCTCGTCCCTGCTGGGTGTGCTGCCGCGCACCTGA
- a CDS encoding ABC transporter permease: protein MTVMTPAAPDRATAKTPSGRSGSRAVALRALLRDKRAVVALAVLLLLIVAALFAPLIAPYDPSTQNLLLRLRPPAWQDGGSSAHLLGTDQLGRDMLSRVVHGARVSLLVGAGAALLAGVVGTAVGLASGYFGGWADRTLMRLADVQLAFPSLLLALAVVGFLGSGLWMVILVLGFTGWVSYARVVRSEVMSLRTRDFVTEARAIGVTDVTIMRRHLLPNVMAPLATIGTLHVAAAIVAEASLSYLGLGVPKETVTWGGMLADGQLYLGTSWWVAVFPGIALMLTSLTINITGDALRDVADPKAYRR from the coding sequence ATGACCGTCATGACCCCCGCCGCGCCCGACCGGGCCACGGCGAAGACTCCGTCCGGCCGGTCCGGCTCCCGGGCCGTCGCCCTGCGGGCACTGCTGCGCGACAAACGGGCCGTCGTGGCCCTCGCCGTACTGCTCCTGCTGATCGTCGCCGCCCTGTTCGCGCCGCTGATCGCCCCCTACGACCCCAGCACGCAGAACCTCCTCCTGCGACTGCGGCCCCCCGCCTGGCAGGACGGCGGCAGCAGCGCCCACCTCCTGGGCACCGACCAGCTCGGCCGCGACATGCTCTCGCGCGTCGTCCACGGCGCCCGTGTCTCCCTGCTCGTCGGCGCCGGAGCGGCCTTGCTCGCCGGCGTCGTGGGTACGGCCGTGGGCCTCGCCTCCGGCTACTTCGGCGGCTGGGCGGACCGCACCCTCATGCGGCTCGCCGACGTCCAACTCGCCTTCCCCTCCCTCCTGCTGGCGCTCGCCGTCGTAGGCTTCCTCGGCTCGGGACTGTGGATGGTGATCCTGGTCCTCGGCTTCACCGGCTGGGTCTCCTACGCCCGCGTCGTGCGCTCCGAGGTGATGTCGCTGCGCACCCGCGACTTCGTCACCGAGGCCCGCGCGATCGGCGTCACCGACGTCACCATCATGCGCCGCCACCTGCTGCCCAACGTCATGGCACCGCTGGCCACCATCGGCACACTGCACGTCGCCGCCGCCATCGTCGCCGAGGCCTCCCTCAGCTACCTCGGCCTGGGCGTCCCCAAGGAGACCGTCACCTGGGGCGGCATGCTCGCCGACGGCCAGCTCTACCTCGGCACCTCCTGGTGGGTCGCCGTCTTCCCCGGCATCGCACTGATGCTGACCTCCCTCACCATCAACATCACCGGCGACGCCCTGCGGGACGTCGCGGACCCGAAGGCCTACCGCCGATGA
- a CDS encoding FAD-dependent monooxygenase, whose translation MSNPRTLIVGAGISGLALAKSLLDRGLQVEVAERRADDGQALGAGLYLPANAVRALRSIGVGDEVAKRAEPVARQRLQDHRGRLLADFEVGSIWGEVGPCLAITRSDLHEVLRGAVDNDVVRYGTAVTSVDDDGTVTFADGDTGKYDLVVGADGVNSAVRRSLFGGPAPRFLGQLCWRFIADDAGIPGITDWTARLGSKGRTFLTVQLGGGRVYCYADINSPVAAAPAGDWRTLFADFGGPVSRLLEQGEDAYFAALQESENTVWTRPGAVLVGDAAHAFSPSMAQGGAMALEDAVVLAGTLADAPDVTAALTSFQARRAGRVAWVVAQNHRRDKARNLPTPLRNLTLRRAGERLFKANHAPLHAQP comes from the coding sequence GTGAGCAACCCCCGTACGTTGATCGTCGGCGCCGGAATCTCCGGTCTGGCCCTGGCCAAGTCCCTGCTGGACCGTGGACTCCAGGTCGAGGTCGCCGAGCGGCGCGCCGACGACGGACAGGCCCTCGGTGCGGGCCTCTACCTGCCGGCGAACGCCGTCCGCGCCCTCCGGAGCATCGGCGTGGGGGACGAAGTGGCCAAGCGCGCGGAGCCGGTGGCCCGGCAGCGGCTCCAGGACCATCGCGGGCGCCTGCTGGCCGATTTCGAGGTGGGCAGCATCTGGGGTGAGGTCGGCCCCTGCCTGGCGATCACCCGCAGCGACCTGCACGAGGTGCTACGCGGAGCCGTTGACAACGATGTCGTCCGCTACGGCACCGCGGTGACCTCCGTCGACGACGACGGCACCGTGACCTTCGCGGACGGCGACACAGGGAAGTACGACCTGGTGGTGGGTGCGGACGGCGTCAACTCCGCCGTGCGGCGCTCCCTCTTCGGCGGTCCGGCTCCACGTTTCCTCGGCCAGCTGTGCTGGCGGTTCATCGCCGACGACGCCGGGATACCCGGGATCACCGACTGGACGGCACGCCTGGGCAGCAAGGGCCGTACGTTCCTGACGGTGCAGCTCGGCGGCGGCCGCGTCTACTGCTACGCCGACATCAACAGCCCCGTCGCCGCGGCCCCGGCCGGCGACTGGCGCACGCTCTTCGCCGACTTCGGCGGACCGGTGTCCCGTCTCCTGGAGCAGGGTGAGGACGCGTACTTCGCCGCGCTGCAGGAGAGCGAGAACACGGTGTGGACGCGCCCCGGCGCCGTCCTCGTAGGCGATGCCGCTCACGCCTTCTCCCCGAGCATGGCCCAGGGCGGCGCGATGGCACTCGAAGATGCCGTGGTCCTCGCCGGCACACTGGCCGACGCGCCTGATGTCACGGCGGCCCTCACCTCCTTCCAGGCCCGGCGGGCCGGCCGGGTCGCCTGGGTCGTGGCGCAGAACCACCGCCGCGACAAGGCACGCAATCTGCCGACGCCGCTGCGCAACCTCACCCTCCGCCGGGCCGGTGAGCGTCTCTTCAAGGCCAACCACGCCCCCCTGCACGCCCAGCCCTGA
- a CDS encoding serine hydrolase domain-containing protein: MSTLTELLAEGRRERVYSGAAWSVGHAHGPLDRGWTGSRSWDGPPLDGDDVWDLASVTKPIAGLAVMALAERGALGLDDTVGTYLPGYRGGDKADLTVRQLLTHTSGIPGQVPLYRDHPTRAALLDAVRLLPLTAAPGTRVQYSSQGFIILGLVAEAATGQPLDELVERLVCAPLGMRDTVFRPDAGRRARAVATEDCPWRRRLVVGEVHDENAVVLGGVGAHAGLFSTLADMERLGAALAAGGRDLLRPGTLALMTAPHTDGLALRRALAWQGRDPVDSPAGEVFGPDSYGHTGFTGTSLWVDPAARRYAVLLTNRVHPARTGEGITALRRAFHDIAARMTVDAAEDRHGTGQAGGRAGTRDGA; the protein is encoded by the coding sequence ATGAGCACCCTGACCGAACTGCTCGCGGAGGGACGGCGGGAGCGGGTCTACTCCGGTGCCGCCTGGTCCGTCGGGCACGCGCACGGCCCGCTGGACCGGGGCTGGACCGGCAGCCGCAGCTGGGACGGGCCGCCTCTGGACGGCGACGACGTGTGGGACCTCGCCTCGGTGACCAAGCCGATCGCCGGACTCGCGGTCATGGCCCTCGCCGAGCGTGGCGCCCTCGGGCTGGACGACACCGTGGGCACGTACCTTCCCGGCTACCGGGGCGGTGACAAAGCGGATCTGACCGTACGTCAACTCCTCACGCACACCTCGGGGATCCCCGGGCAGGTGCCGCTGTACCGGGACCATCCCACCCGTGCGGCGCTGCTGGACGCGGTGCGTCTGTTGCCGCTGACCGCTGCCCCCGGCACCCGTGTCCAGTACTCCTCGCAGGGGTTCATCATCCTCGGTCTCGTCGCCGAGGCGGCCACCGGGCAACCGCTGGACGAGCTGGTGGAACGGCTTGTGTGCGCCCCGCTCGGCATGCGTGACACCGTCTTCCGGCCGGACGCCGGCCGCCGGGCCCGGGCGGTGGCCACCGAGGACTGCCCCTGGCGCCGCCGCCTGGTCGTGGGCGAGGTCCACGACGAGAACGCGGTCGTGCTCGGCGGGGTCGGCGCTCACGCGGGCCTGTTCTCGACGCTGGCGGACATGGAGCGCCTCGGCGCCGCCCTCGCCGCCGGCGGCCGGGACCTGCTGCGCCCCGGGACGCTCGCCCTGATGACGGCCCCGCACACGGACGGCCTGGCGCTGCGGCGCGCCCTGGCCTGGCAGGGCCGCGACCCGGTCGACTCCCCCGCGGGAGAGGTGTTCGGCCCGGACTCCTACGGCCACACGGGCTTCACCGGCACCAGTCTGTGGGTCGATCCCGCCGCACGGCGCTACGCCGTGCTCCTCACCAACCGCGTGCACCCGGCCAGGACGGGTGAGGGCATCACCGCCCTGCGCCGGGCCTTCCACGACATCGCCGCCCGCATGACCGTGGACGCCGCCGAGGACCGTCACGGCACCGGACAGGCCGGTGGCCGTGCCGGGACCCGGGACGGGGCGTAG
- a CDS encoding SDR family NAD(P)-dependent oxidoreductase, with translation MSGKWNEQHIPDQRGRVAVVTGANTGLGFETARMLAERGARVILAVRDVEKGKQAAARITGDVAVQALDLASLDSVRSAAADLRTAHPRIDLLINNAGVMYTPKQTTADGFELQFGTNHLGHFALTGLLLDRLLDVPGSRVVTVSSAGHRIRAAIHFDDLNWERSYSRMGAYGQAKLANLMFTYELQRRLAPHGTTVAVAAHPGVSNTELIRNSPAVLRAPVARLAPLLTQKAAMGALPTLRAATDPAVRGGQYYGPGGRLEVRGYPELVESSAASHDRDVQQRLWTVSEELTGVTFPVR, from the coding sequence ATGAGTGGCAAGTGGAACGAACAGCACATTCCCGATCAGCGCGGCCGGGTGGCGGTCGTGACCGGGGCCAACACCGGGCTCGGCTTCGAGACCGCCCGGATGCTCGCCGAGCGCGGCGCCCGGGTGATCCTGGCCGTACGGGACGTCGAGAAGGGCAAGCAGGCCGCCGCACGCATCACCGGCGACGTCGCCGTGCAGGCCCTCGACCTGGCCTCCCTGGACTCGGTCCGGTCCGCGGCGGCCGACCTGCGCACGGCCCATCCGCGCATCGACCTGTTGATCAACAACGCCGGCGTGATGTACACGCCGAAGCAGACCACCGCCGACGGCTTCGAGCTGCAGTTCGGCACGAACCACCTCGGCCACTTCGCCCTCACCGGCCTGCTGCTGGACCGCCTCCTCGACGTCCCGGGTTCCCGCGTCGTCACGGTCAGCAGCGCCGGCCACCGCATCCGGGCCGCCATCCACTTCGACGACCTGAACTGGGAGCGCTCGTACAGTCGCATGGGCGCGTACGGACAGGCCAAGCTCGCCAACCTCATGTTCACCTACGAGCTGCAGCGCCGGCTCGCGCCGCACGGCACCACGGTCGCGGTGGCCGCCCATCCCGGCGTGTCCAACACCGAGCTCATCCGCAACTCGCCCGCCGTGCTCCGCGCGCCCGTCGCCCGGCTCGCGCCGCTGCTCACCCAGAAGGCCGCGATGGGAGCCCTGCCCACCCTGCGGGCCGCCACCGACCCGGCGGTGCGGGGCGGCCAGTACTACGGCCCCGGCGGCCGTCTCGAAGTCCGCGGTTACCCGGAGCTGGTCGAGTCCAGCGCGGCCTCCCACGACCGGGACGTCCAGCAGCGTCTGTGGACCGTCTCCGAGGAACTCACCGGTGTGACCTTCCCCGTGCGGTGA
- a CDS encoding ABC transporter permease: MSTLTLDTPPTPAATTAHRPDRTGLLRAVLKRLATALFVLLCTATVAFFLVRLSGDPVKILLPPDATAEQEQVLRHSLGLDQSLLTQYLDYLWGLLHLDFGDSLVYGQPVSEILADRLPATVELAAAALALTLVIAVPAGILAAMRRGRGTDHTVMTGVLLGQSTPPFWVGILLILVFAVWLRALPASGYGTFAHLILPAVTLAVYSVAVVARLLRSSLIDVLSSDHIRSARAKGFGPLQVVLRHGVRNASLPVVTVVGLEVGNLLGGAILTERVFSWPGVGQLTVEAISNRDFPLVQATVLFFAATFVVVNLLVDLSYSFLDPRVRTSR; this comes from the coding sequence GTGAGCACCCTCACCCTCGACACACCACCCACACCGGCGGCCACCACCGCCCACCGCCCGGACCGGACGGGACTGCTGCGGGCGGTGCTCAAACGTCTGGCCACCGCCCTGTTCGTGCTGCTGTGCACGGCGACCGTCGCGTTCTTCCTCGTCCGCCTGTCCGGCGACCCCGTGAAGATCCTGCTGCCGCCCGACGCCACGGCCGAACAGGAGCAGGTGCTGCGCCACTCCCTGGGCCTGGACCAGTCCCTGCTCACCCAGTACCTCGACTACCTCTGGGGACTGCTGCACCTCGACTTCGGTGACTCCCTCGTGTACGGGCAGCCGGTGAGCGAGATACTCGCCGACCGGCTGCCGGCCACCGTCGAACTGGCCGCCGCCGCCCTCGCGTTGACCCTCGTCATCGCCGTCCCGGCGGGCATCCTCGCCGCCATGCGCCGCGGCCGGGGAACCGACCACACCGTGATGACCGGCGTCCTGCTCGGCCAGTCCACCCCGCCGTTCTGGGTGGGCATCCTGCTCATCCTGGTCTTCGCCGTCTGGCTGCGCGCCCTGCCCGCCTCCGGATACGGCACGTTCGCCCACCTGATCCTGCCCGCCGTCACCCTCGCCGTGTACTCCGTCGCCGTCGTGGCCCGCCTCCTGCGCTCCTCACTGATCGACGTCCTGTCCTCCGACCACATCCGCAGCGCCCGCGCCAAGGGATTCGGGCCGCTGCAGGTGGTGCTCCGGCACGGAGTACGCAACGCCTCACTGCCGGTGGTGACCGTCGTCGGCCTGGAGGTCGGCAACCTGCTCGGCGGAGCCATCCTCACCGAACGGGTCTTCTCCTGGCCCGGAGTGGGCCAGCTGACCGTCGAGGCGATCTCCAACCGCGACTTCCCGCTCGTCCAGGCCACCGTCCTGTTCTTCGCCGCCACCTTCGTCGTGGTGAACCTGCTCGTCGACCTCTCCTACAGCTTCCTCGACCCGAGGGTGAGGACGTCACGATGA
- a CDS encoding MBL fold metallo-hydrolase, producing the protein MTDLRYDTLLARREGVVRDLPQSAEEGSDLRWVMNTATLILGERDAVLVDTFTTIEQNDELIEWIKGHGRTLTHIYVTHGHGDHFYGIGQLLDAFPGARAVATAGTVAGARVQAGDDYRDGFWGRLFPGQIPRPVVPDELEGDHILLEGHELRVVEAGHTDTKGSTVLWAPDARLVVGGDVVYNHTHMYLAETDAASRVEWVAALRAVQDLGARHVVAAHKHPDRDDDPVIVQQSIDYLADVEDTLATTSNALEFYEAMLARHPHRANPGSLWGAAKVFRP; encoded by the coding sequence ATGACAGACCTGAGGTACGACACGCTGCTGGCCCGCCGGGAGGGAGTCGTCCGAGACCTTCCGCAGAGCGCCGAGGAGGGGTCTGATCTGCGCTGGGTGATGAACACGGCGACCTTGATCCTCGGTGAACGGGATGCCGTCCTCGTGGACACCTTCACGACGATCGAGCAGAACGACGAACTGATCGAGTGGATCAAGGGGCACGGACGCACTCTGACGCACATCTACGTCACGCACGGCCACGGCGACCACTTCTACGGCATCGGGCAACTGCTCGACGCGTTCCCCGGGGCGCGGGCGGTGGCCACGGCGGGGACCGTCGCGGGTGCGCGCGTCCAGGCCGGGGACGACTACCGCGACGGCTTCTGGGGCCGCCTCTTCCCCGGGCAGATCCCCCGCCCGGTCGTCCCGGACGAGCTGGAAGGCGACCACATCCTCCTGGAAGGGCACGAGCTGAGGGTGGTCGAGGCGGGTCACACCGACACCAAGGGGAGTACCGTCCTGTGGGCCCCGGACGCCCGGCTCGTGGTCGGCGGCGACGTCGTCTACAACCACACCCACATGTACCTCGCCGAGACCGACGCGGCCTCACGGGTCGAGTGGGTCGCCGCCCTGCGGGCCGTCCAGGACCTCGGCGCCCGGCATGTCGTCGCCGCGCACAAGCACCCCGACCGCGACGACGACCCGGTGATCGTGCAGCAGTCGATCGACTACCTCGCCGACGTCGAGGACACCTTGGCGACCACGTCGAACGCCCTGGAGTTCTACGAGGCGATGCTCGCCCGCCACCCGCACCGCGCCAACCCCGGCTCCCTCTGGGGTGCGGCGAAGGTGTTCAGGCCGTAG
- a CDS encoding ABC transporter substrate-binding protein, which translates to MERILQGRTMDRSRPSRRHVLRTGGLLLGALSAPALLSACGTTAAADRAGNVLRVSQPGDPKTLDPHKQGDMVSMNVLINMFDTLTTRGPDNRLHPRLALSWKATDARTWRFVLRPGVTFHNGEVCDARAVASSIERLLDPATKSPIVELRFVEGVTVVDRLTVDIHTTVHDPILPAKLSLFGGVVVPPRHLAEVGDAAFADHPVGTGPFTFTSWQRDHELRMRAHAGHWNGRPAVDGLVFSPAPNASSSLAALQSGGVDLVAGLTPDAAQQLDGYGGITIDGHTGIRTAYLSLNTLERGPLQDRRVRQALNHAIDVPLLIKAVLGGKATETPALVPRGSFGFDPTVKPFTRSVDTARRLLAEAGHPHGFSTTLTASNVDANVAEALSGLLARAGVDARVNLLDPGTYSARLTSDNRGALGPVYLAASTVWTMDGASIVQSNVRSDRRQSRWHSAEADRLIDVEELSEDPARRKAAFSDLQRLMRREAPFVFLYQTDNIFARNDRPRWTPGAAGVLAMESAEVTR; encoded by the coding sequence ATGGAACGAATTCTTCAGGGGCGCACGATGGACCGCAGCCGTCCCAGCCGACGCCACGTCCTGCGGACCGGTGGTCTGCTGCTCGGGGCCCTCAGCGCCCCGGCGCTCCTGAGCGCGTGCGGCACGACGGCCGCCGCGGACCGGGCCGGCAACGTCCTGCGGGTCTCCCAGCCGGGCGATCCGAAGACGCTGGACCCGCACAAGCAGGGCGACATGGTGTCGATGAACGTCCTGATCAACATGTTCGACACCCTCACCACCCGCGGCCCCGACAACCGGCTGCACCCGAGGCTCGCCCTCTCCTGGAAGGCCACCGACGCCCGGACCTGGCGCTTCGTCCTCCGCCCCGGGGTGACCTTCCACAACGGTGAGGTGTGCGACGCGCGTGCCGTGGCCTCCAGCATCGAGCGCCTGCTCGACCCCGCGACCAAGTCACCGATCGTCGAACTGCGCTTCGTCGAGGGCGTCACCGTCGTCGACCGGCTCACCGTCGACATCCACACCACCGTGCACGACCCCATCCTGCCCGCCAAACTCTCGCTGTTCGGGGGCGTCGTGGTGCCGCCCCGGCACCTCGCCGAGGTGGGCGACGCCGCCTTCGCCGACCACCCCGTCGGCACCGGTCCCTTCACCTTCACGAGCTGGCAGCGCGACCACGAACTGCGGATGCGCGCCCACGCCGGCCACTGGAACGGCCGCCCGGCCGTCGACGGCCTCGTCTTCAGCCCGGCACCCAACGCCTCGTCCTCCCTGGCCGCGCTGCAGAGCGGCGGCGTCGACCTCGTGGCCGGACTCACCCCGGACGCCGCCCAGCAGCTCGACGGCTACGGAGGCATCACCATCGACGGACACACGGGCATCCGCACCGCCTACCTGTCCCTGAACACCCTCGAACGCGGCCCCCTCCAGGACCGCCGGGTACGCCAGGCACTCAACCACGCGATCGATGTCCCGCTGCTCATCAAGGCCGTACTCGGCGGCAAGGCCACGGAGACCCCCGCACTCGTCCCCCGCGGATCCTTCGGCTTCGACCCCACCGTCAAGCCCTTCACACGCTCGGTCGACACCGCACGCAGGCTCCTCGCCGAAGCCGGTCACCCCCACGGCTTCTCCACCACGCTCACCGCCTCCAACGTGGACGCCAACGTCGCCGAGGCCCTGTCCGGACTGCTCGCCAGGGCCGGAGTGGACGCCCGCGTCAACCTGCTCGACCCCGGCACCTACTCCGCGCGGCTCACCTCCGACAACCGGGGGGCGCTCGGCCCCGTCTACCTCGCCGCCAGCACCGTGTGGACGATGGACGGCGCGTCCATCGTCCAGTCCAACGTGCGCAGCGACCGGCGGCAGAGCCGCTGGCACTCGGCGGAGGCCGACCGCCTCATCGACGTCGAGGAACTCTCCGAGGACCCGGCGCGGCGCAAGGCGGCCTTCTCGGACCTGCAACGGCTCATGCGCAGGGAAGCACCCTTCGTCTTCCTCTACCAGACCGACAACATCTTCGCCCGCAACGACCGGCCCCGCTGGACCCCGGGAGCCGCCGGCGTCCTCGCCATGGAGAGCGCGGAGGTGACCCGGTGA